From Deltaproteobacteria bacterium, the proteins below share one genomic window:
- a CDS encoding aminotransferase class IV, producing MARKQGLPSSESVSRLNDQTFMAVLRRQANGSRSLYRAFYSTFLEGISTEPHHMVVPVDDHMVHRGDAVFEAIKFVREGVYALGRHLDRLDVSRSNIGLSLPFAREKLEHVILETVRASGLETGLIRLFLARGPGGFTANPYESTASQVYCAITNLSPVPIEKYEVGVKVGISKVQVKEGFFANTKTCNYLPNVLMKKESVDRGLDFTVSRDEKGKIAESSTENFAIIDAKGSLVVPRFDRILKGVTMIRAAELARAQGIKVLQKSFTKEDVRKAKGAMMLGTTLDVLPVQSFEAKKWQDPLSKAPEIKLIMDAFQYDLKRGPLLRRL from the coding sequence GTGGCTCGAAAACAGGGACTTCCGTCATCTGAATCGGTTTCTCGTCTAAATGATCAGACTTTCATGGCCGTGCTTCGGCGCCAAGCGAATGGAAGTCGAAGTCTTTACCGTGCTTTTTATTCGACCTTCCTGGAGGGCATTTCCACGGAACCGCACCACATGGTGGTGCCGGTTGATGATCACATGGTTCATCGAGGCGATGCGGTTTTCGAGGCGATTAAGTTTGTGCGTGAAGGTGTTTACGCCTTAGGTCGCCACTTAGACCGTCTCGATGTCTCGCGCAGCAATATCGGACTTTCGCTTCCATTTGCGCGAGAAAAATTGGAACACGTCATCTTAGAGACCGTTCGGGCGAGCGGTTTAGAGACTGGATTGATTCGATTGTTTTTAGCGCGTGGACCTGGCGGCTTCACGGCTAATCCTTACGAGTCTACCGCCTCCCAGGTGTACTGTGCCATCACGAATCTCTCCCCGGTACCAATCGAAAAATACGAAGTCGGAGTGAAAGTTGGGATTTCAAAAGTTCAAGTCAAAGAAGGGTTTTTCGCAAATACTAAAACTTGTAACTACCTTCCAAATGTCCTGATGAAAAAGGAATCCGTCGATCGAGGATTGGATTTCACTGTCAGTCGCGATGAAAAAGGAAAGATCGCCGAAAGCTCCACAGAAAACTTTGCGATCATCGATGCGAAAGGGAGTTTGGTAGTCCCAAGATTTGATCGAATTTTAAAAGGAGTGACGATGATTCGTGCTGCTGAGCTTGCTCGAGCACAGGGAATCAAAGTGCTGCAAAAGTCCTTTACGAAAGAGGATGTTAGAAAAGCGAAAGGGGCCATGATGCTCGGAACAACGTTAGATGTGTTGCCAGTTCAAAGTTTCGAAGCAAAGAAATGGCAAGACCCTTTGTCAAAAGCGCCCGAGATCAAGCTGATAATGGATGCTTTTCAATATGATTTGAAGCGGGGTCCGCTGCTTCGTCGCCTTTAA
- a CDS encoding helix-turn-helix transcriptional regulator, with translation MKDRDSTFWKVLNAALELDFRKGNLKWTMSELSRKSGITRSLIYYHFGRSKTAILNEAIVVIGEEIIATGPDRVALWRAGKWAETVKLSREVASQAPHLCNFYLLHRDRPTDIGQNIRNLESAYIRKLQKLFPELPAAGIKALFAFFFGICFAPNVDDEAVKVAIQGLRKLTRR, from the coding sequence ATGAAGGATCGTGATTCAACTTTCTGGAAAGTATTGAACGCAGCGCTTGAGCTGGACTTTCGTAAAGGAAATTTGAAATGGACCATGTCGGAGCTCTCAAGAAAGTCTGGCATCACGAGAAGTCTGATTTATTATCATTTTGGTCGCTCGAAGACGGCGATTCTGAATGAGGCTATTGTTGTTATTGGAGAAGAAATTATCGCGACAGGGCCCGATCGAGTTGCGCTGTGGCGTGCAGGTAAGTGGGCCGAAACGGTAAAACTCTCGCGGGAGGTTGCCAGCCAAGCTCCGCATTTATGCAACTTTTATTTGCTCCATCGAGATCGTCCGACCGATATCGGCCAGAACATCCGCAATCTAGAATCGGCTTACATTCGAAAGCTTCAAAAACTTTTCCCCGAACTTCCGGCCGCTGGTATCAAGGCGCTTTTTGCCTTCTTTTTCGGAATTTGTTTTGCACCAAACGTCGATGACGAAGCAGTCAAAGTGGCGATTCAAGGCCTAAGAAAGCTGACCCGGCGCTAG
- a CDS encoding prolipoprotein diacylglyceryl transferase, translating to MSALPLQTWPAGTEAVAKGIATSEVPAGWVHNLDPFLIQFTEQIGIRWYGLAYLSGFFVGFWLISLIARRGLVAADGSRSLPEERIGDFVLAVVIGTMLGGRVGYALFYSQDLITDFSTRFPFWGVLRVWEGGMASHGGMLGIIFAAVYFARKNGFDWMNLGDLTTLGGSLGIFFGRIANFMNGELYGRPVTVDAVGNASVPWAVKFPSEAYLWLKHDAEKAISDSSPDLLPRLSGTVEALGMTAAQWTETCSRVRTSLAARSEVQTVIQKIVAATESGNEAVLKALEPVLTSRHPYQIYAALLEGLLLLIIAWFAWKKPRKPGVIGGVWLTCYALVRIFTEGFRMPDAHIGFQLLGLTRGQWLSVAMLLGSIGVLVYALKRDKLAIGGWGKREA from the coding sequence ATGTCCGCACTCCCCCTCCAGACTTGGCCCGCCGGAACCGAAGCCGTTGCCAAAGGAATTGCCACAAGTGAAGTCCCCGCTGGATGGGTCCACAATCTCGACCCTTTTCTAATTCAGTTCACCGAGCAGATTGGCATTCGTTGGTACGGCCTTGCTTACTTGTCTGGCTTTTTTGTCGGTTTCTGGTTGATTTCGCTAATTGCGCGCCGCGGCCTAGTCGCAGCCGATGGCTCTCGCTCACTTCCCGAAGAACGAATTGGAGATTTCGTCCTCGCTGTCGTGATCGGCACAATGCTGGGAGGTCGAGTCGGTTATGCGCTTTTCTATAGCCAAGACCTCATCACCGATTTTTCAACGCGCTTCCCGTTTTGGGGCGTTCTTCGGGTCTGGGAAGGCGGAATGGCAAGCCACGGTGGAATGCTGGGAATTATATTTGCCGCTGTTTACTTTGCTCGAAAAAATGGCTTCGACTGGATGAATCTTGGAGATCTGACGACTTTGGGTGGTTCGCTAGGTATTTTCTTTGGCCGAATCGCAAACTTCATGAATGGTGAACTCTACGGACGACCGGTAACGGTCGATGCCGTTGGCAACGCCTCCGTTCCGTGGGCTGTCAAATTTCCGAGTGAAGCTTATCTTTGGTTAAAGCACGACGCTGAGAAAGCTATTTCCGATTCTAGCCCCGACCTTCTTCCTCGCCTTTCGGGCACTGTTGAAGCACTCGGAATGACAGCCGCACAATGGACCGAGACTTGTTCGCGCGTCCGAACTAGCCTTGCCGCTCGTTCGGAAGTCCAAACCGTTATTCAAAAAATCGTCGCTGCCACAGAGTCTGGGAATGAAGCAGTATTAAAAGCACTTGAGCCGGTGTTGACCTCAAGACATCCCTATCAAATCTACGCTGCACTTTTAGAAGGTCTTCTGCTTTTAATCATCGCTTGGTTCGCGTGGAAGAAGCCGCGAAAGCCTGGCGTCATAGGCGGCGTTTGGCTAACTTGCTACGCACTTGTCAGGATTTTCACCGAAGGGTTCAGGATGCCCGATGCCCACATCGGGTTTCAGTTACTAGGACTGACGCGGGGACAATGGCTCTCGGTCGCGATGCTACTTGGATCGATCGGTGTCCTCGTCTACGCATTGAAGCGAGATAAACTTGCTATTGGTGGCTGGGGAAAGCGAGAAGCCTAG
- a CDS encoding 2-oxoglutarate dehydrogenase E1 component: MDQAKHSYAARPNLEFLESLYDTFKRDPSQIGEEWRLFFEGVEFGQGLSGGSVSGSASLSAQTGLSQKELEVYRFINAYRDYGHFEANLNPLSDSLKSFPDLSPLAFGISESDLDSVYSVGEVVGLPGATLRQILAHLRASYCGTLTVNVSDAMPTVRTWFRREFEQGRKAWTMSKEDKLRVFEQLAKTESFEKFIHTRFVGKKRFSIEGADSLIPMMETLVDVGSDLGMEELVVGMAHRGRLNMLANFMGKQAEMIFSEFEGHRDENNSFFDGDVKYHLGYSVDKVSPKTGKSVHASMAFNPSHLEAVNPVVVGMVRAKQRRRRDTSERKKVIPVLIHGDAAFAGQGVVAETLQMSQLGAYTVGGTLHIVIDNQVGFTTSPEFARSSPYSSDIAKMIQTPVILVNGDDVEACCQAMSMAVRFRQEFKRDVVVHIVCYRRFGHNEGDEPAFTQPLMYDKIKKHPTAYDIYAQKLVKEGVITDEEPEKLYKTRIEKLQVTLETAQKNPPPMKPMAFEGLWKGLRRSKPEDFRQETNTKTSKKSLLEIGELLTTVPSGFTVHPKVAKLLETRKAMVAGAGAIDWGMAELLAYGSLLKEGSNVRISGQDAIRGTFTHRHAAWYDIKNGEKYTPLRMINPQEVEFCIYDSFLSEFAVMGFEYGNSSTDPTFLTIWEAQFGDFVNGAQIIIDQFLSSAEQKWQRMSGLVLLLPHGYEGQGPEHSSARLERFLQLCAQDNMQVMNMTTPAQLFHALRRQMKRDFRKPMIVMSPKSLLRHPKVISTMSDLTDGTFKEVIGDEVMTGKAAAGVERAVLCSGKVYFDLWAAREALDAKDQAKIALVRVEQLYPFPAYKLVPELKGYKNLKTVVWCQEEPKNMGSWFFMKPRLDEMLEEAGLEVPVRYAGRDERASPATGSEKVHAVEQKAMLAEALGVKAQPKPKSK, encoded by the coding sequence GTGGATCAAGCAAAGCATTCCTATGCGGCACGACCAAATCTTGAATTTTTAGAATCACTGTATGACACGTTCAAGCGCGATCCTTCGCAAATAGGCGAAGAGTGGCGTTTGTTTTTTGAAGGTGTCGAGTTCGGACAAGGATTAAGTGGCGGTTCGGTTTCCGGTAGTGCATCGCTATCGGCGCAGACGGGGCTTTCGCAAAAAGAGTTAGAAGTTTACCGCTTCATCAACGCCTACCGCGACTACGGTCATTTCGAAGCCAACTTAAATCCCTTGAGTGACAGTTTAAAATCCTTTCCAGATCTTTCTCCTCTTGCGTTTGGAATTTCGGAAAGCGATCTCGATTCTGTTTACAGTGTTGGAGAGGTCGTGGGCCTTCCGGGCGCTACGCTTCGACAGATCTTGGCGCATCTCCGAGCTTCTTATTGCGGAACGCTGACAGTGAATGTTTCGGATGCGATGCCAACCGTACGCACTTGGTTCAGACGGGAATTCGAGCAAGGACGAAAAGCTTGGACGATGTCAAAAGAAGACAAGCTGCGAGTATTTGAACAGCTTGCCAAAACAGAAAGCTTTGAAAAATTCATTCACACACGCTTCGTTGGTAAAAAACGTTTTTCGATCGAGGGTGCTGATTCGTTGATTCCGATGATGGAAACTTTGGTCGATGTCGGAAGCGATCTCGGCATGGAAGAGCTTGTTGTCGGCATGGCCCACCGCGGGCGCTTAAACATGCTCGCTAACTTCATGGGCAAACAGGCTGAAATGATTTTTTCAGAATTTGAAGGGCACCGAGACGAGAACAACTCATTCTTTGACGGCGACGTGAAATACCACCTCGGCTATTCCGTCGACAAAGTGTCTCCGAAAACTGGAAAATCCGTTCATGCTTCGATGGCATTTAACCCTTCTCACTTGGAAGCGGTTAATCCCGTGGTGGTTGGGATGGTGCGAGCGAAGCAGCGCCGTCGTCGTGACACGTCTGAGCGTAAAAAAGTGATCCCAGTTTTGATACACGGTGACGCCGCCTTTGCTGGTCAAGGTGTCGTCGCGGAAACGCTCCAGATGTCGCAACTTGGCGCTTACACGGTCGGTGGAACTCTTCATATCGTCATCGATAACCAAGTTGGTTTCACCACGTCGCCAGAATTTGCTCGCTCGTCACCTTATTCAAGCGACATTGCAAAGATGATTCAGACACCAGTCATTTTGGTAAATGGCGATGACGTCGAGGCGTGCTGTCAAGCGATGTCGATGGCGGTTCGATTCCGTCAGGAATTCAAGCGTGACGTTGTCGTTCATATCGTTTGCTATCGGCGCTTCGGTCACAACGAAGGCGATGAACCTGCGTTCACGCAGCCGCTGATGTACGACAAAATTAAAAAACATCCAACGGCCTACGATATTTACGCTCAGAAACTTGTTAAAGAAGGTGTCATCACCGACGAGGAGCCAGAAAAGCTCTACAAGACACGTATCGAAAAGCTTCAAGTGACGCTAGAAACAGCTCAGAAAAATCCGCCACCTATGAAGCCAATGGCGTTCGAGGGTTTGTGGAAAGGGCTTCGTAGATCAAAGCCCGAAGATTTCAGACAAGAAACCAACACCAAAACTTCTAAAAAGTCGCTTCTCGAAATAGGCGAGCTTTTGACGACCGTCCCAAGCGGGTTCACGGTACATCCAAAAGTTGCAAAGCTTTTGGAGACTCGCAAAGCGATGGTTGCTGGCGCAGGTGCCATCGACTGGGGTATGGCAGAACTTCTGGCTTACGGATCTCTTTTGAAAGAAGGATCCAACGTACGTATCTCTGGACAAGACGCAATTCGCGGGACATTCACCCATCGTCATGCGGCTTGGTACGATATTAAGAACGGCGAAAAGTACACTCCACTTCGAATGATAAATCCACAGGAAGTGGAATTCTGTATTTACGATTCTTTCTTATCTGAATTTGCGGTGATGGGTTTTGAATATGGGAACTCTTCGACGGATCCGACGTTCCTTACCATCTGGGAAGCGCAGTTCGGTGATTTTGTTAACGGTGCACAAATCATCATTGATCAGTTTTTGTCGTCGGCCGAGCAAAAATGGCAGCGCATGTCTGGTTTAGTTCTGCTGCTCCCGCATGGCTACGAAGGCCAAGGGCCAGAGCATTCAAGTGCGCGGCTTGAGCGATTCCTTCAACTTTGTGCGCAAGACAATATGCAGGTCATGAATATGACGACTCCTGCACAGCTGTTCCATGCGCTTCGCAGGCAGATGAAGCGAGATTTTAGAAAGCCAATGATTGTGATGTCTCCGAAATCTTTGCTGAGACACCCGAAGGTGATTTCGACGATGTCGGATCTCACGGATGGAACGTTCAAAGAAGTCATTGGCGATGAAGTCATGACAGGGAAAGCGGCTGCTGGTGTCGAGCGAGCGGTTCTTTGTTCTGGAAAAGTTTATTTTGATCTTTGGGCAGCGCGGGAAGCTCTTGATGCCAAAGACCAAGCAAAGATCGCGTTGGTCCGTGTCGAGCAGCTCTATCCTTTCCCCGCATACAAGTTAGTTCCCGAGCTAAAAGGCTATAAAAATTTGAAGACCGTCGTCTGGTGCCAGGAAGAGCCAAAGAACATGGGCTCGTGGTTTTTTATGAAGCCACGCCTTGATGAAATGCTAGAAGAGGCAGGTCTTGAAGTTCCGGTTCGCTATGCTGGTCGAGACGAGCGCGCGAGTCCCGCAACGGGATCTGAAAAGGTTCATGCTGTGGAACAAAAAGCGATGCTTGCTGAAGCGTTGGGCGTGAAAGCGCAACCGAAGCCAAAGTCGAAATAA
- the odhB gene encoding 2-oxoglutarate dehydrogenase complex dihydrolipoyllysine-residue succinyltransferase — MKVEIKVPAVGESISEATIGEWTKKSGEFVKRDEVILSLETDKASVEVVAPNDGVLTTTAKAGEVVKIGATVASIDTEGVATAGMAQPLKNVDTPAATSGVAPFTTSGAASSGKTHPELQAHLSPAVRRVVDESGLDASKVAGTGKDGRLTKADAEQAARSLNGGVGGLGASANGMVQSTAAAPAKAATSAPAFMAKSTANVGGDRRVPMTTIRKKIAERLVQAQHTAAILTTFNEIDMSNVMSIRDRYKDKFKEKYGTGLGFMGFFVKAAIEGLKEIPQVNASIDGGDAVYHDYFNIGMAVGTEKGLIVPVVKNADRLSIAEIELSIKHFAGKARDGKITVDDLSGGTFTISNGGVYGSMMSTPILNPPQSGILGLHKIEDRPVVVTKGGKKEIEIRPMMYVALSYDHRMIDGKEAVTFLVRVKENIEDPSRILLEI; from the coding sequence GTGAAAGTAGAAATCAAAGTACCAGCTGTGGGCGAGTCGATTTCAGAAGCAACTATCGGCGAGTGGACAAAAAAATCAGGGGAATTTGTTAAACGGGACGAAGTAATTTTGTCACTTGAAACAGACAAAGCCAGCGTCGAAGTTGTTGCGCCCAATGATGGTGTATTAACTACGACCGCAAAAGCCGGTGAGGTTGTGAAAATCGGCGCTACGGTCGCAAGTATCGATACAGAAGGTGTTGCGACGGCGGGAATGGCGCAGCCACTTAAGAATGTTGATACTCCTGCTGCGACAAGCGGCGTTGCACCGTTCACAACAAGCGGCGCCGCATCGTCAGGTAAAACCCATCCTGAACTTCAAGCGCACTTAAGTCCTGCGGTCCGCCGAGTGGTGGATGAATCAGGTCTTGATGCTTCGAAAGTTGCTGGCACTGGAAAAGACGGTCGTTTGACCAAGGCCGATGCCGAGCAAGCTGCTCGGTCATTAAATGGTGGAGTTGGTGGTCTTGGAGCTTCGGCAAACGGAATGGTTCAAAGTACCGCGGCTGCTCCGGCGAAGGCTGCGACCTCTGCACCGGCGTTCATGGCTAAGTCGACGGCCAACGTCGGCGGCGATCGCCGCGTTCCAATGACAACCATTCGCAAAAAGATTGCCGAGCGTTTGGTGCAGGCGCAGCATACGGCTGCGATCCTAACGACATTTAATGAAATCGATATGTCCAATGTGATGTCGATTCGCGATCGTTATAAAGACAAGTTTAAAGAGAAGTACGGAACAGGTCTCGGTTTTATGGGGTTCTTCGTGAAAGCCGCAATTGAGGGATTAAAAGAAATTCCTCAAGTAAATGCTTCGATTGATGGCGGAGACGCTGTCTATCACGATTACTTTAATATCGGAATGGCCGTCGGAACGGAAAAAGGTTTGATCGTCCCCGTTGTTAAAAACGCGGATCGCCTGTCGATTGCGGAAATTGAACTTTCGATCAAACACTTCGCCGGTAAAGCGCGCGATGGGAAAATCACAGTCGATGATTTGTCCGGCGGAACCTTCACGATTTCTAACGGCGGCGTTTACGGATCGATGATGTCGACCCCTATCTTGAACCCGCCCCAATCGGGCATCTTAGGTCTTCACAAGATCGAAGACCGACCGGTTGTTGTGACAAAAGGTGGAAAAAAAGAAATTGAAATTCGCCCGATGATGTATGTCGCTCTAAGCTACGATCACCGAATGATCGACGGAAAAGAAGCAGTGACCTTCTTGGTTCGGGTCAAAGAGAACATCGAAGATCCATCGCGCATTTTGTTAGAGATTTAG
- the lpdA gene encoding dihydrolipoyl dehydrogenase: MSDTKAFDLVVIGGGPAGYTGAIRASQLGLKVAIVEKRGTLGGTCLNVGCIPSKALLDSSEHFSMASHGEFAAHGVKVSKVELDLKTMMERKDKVVKGLTDGVAFLMKKNKVTYFDGTGTLLTPTSVEVKLRDGKTDKLDAKKIMLATGSQPVELPFAKFDGKNILSSTEALALGEVPAKLLVIGGGAIGLEMGSVWMRLGSEVTVIEYAPMVCGMSDQGAAKQLLRILEKQGMKFSLSTKVLAVEAGKSGVIVKAEGADGKKQEFVGDKVLVAAGRKPFSEGLGLEKLGIKKDARGMVEVDAHFQTNVPGIYAVGDLIRGPMLAHKAEEEGVAVAEIVSGKPGHVNYDTVPSVIYTWPELAAVGQTEEQVKSSGRPYRVGQFPFMANGRAKAMGSTDGFVKIIADEKTDRVLGVHIVGPRASDVLAEAVVAMEFGASSEDIARSFHGHPTLSETMREAALAVDKRARQG, translated from the coding sequence GTGTCGGACACAAAAGCATTTGATTTAGTCGTTATAGGTGGTGGACCTGCGGGATACACGGGTGCGATTCGAGCATCCCAATTGGGTCTAAAAGTGGCCATCGTTGAAAAACGTGGAACTTTAGGCGGAACTTGCCTGAATGTAGGCTGTATTCCATCGAAAGCACTTTTGGATTCGAGCGAACATTTTTCGATGGCTTCCCATGGTGAGTTTGCCGCGCACGGAGTGAAAGTTTCTAAAGTCGAACTCGATTTGAAGACGATGATGGAACGAAAAGACAAGGTCGTAAAAGGTCTCACGGACGGTGTCGCGTTTTTGATGAAAAAAAATAAAGTTACCTATTTTGACGGCACAGGAACGCTTTTGACACCGACGTCGGTAGAAGTGAAACTTCGCGACGGGAAAACCGACAAGCTCGATGCGAAAAAGATTATGCTCGCCACAGGATCACAACCGGTTGAGTTGCCCTTTGCTAAATTTGACGGGAAAAACATTTTGTCGTCGACCGAAGCACTCGCGCTTGGTGAAGTACCGGCAAAGCTTTTGGTCATTGGCGGCGGCGCGATCGGCCTCGAGATGGGCTCCGTATGGATGCGCCTAGGATCGGAAGTCACGGTAATCGAGTACGCGCCAATGGTTTGCGGAATGTCCGATCAAGGGGCGGCGAAGCAACTTCTTCGTATCTTAGAGAAGCAAGGAATGAAGTTCTCGCTTTCGACAAAAGTACTCGCAGTTGAAGCAGGGAAGTCAGGTGTCATCGTAAAAGCTGAAGGTGCTGATGGAAAAAAACAGGAATTTGTCGGCGATAAAGTTCTAGTGGCCGCTGGTCGAAAACCCTTTAGCGAAGGTCTTGGTCTTGAAAAGCTTGGTATAAAAAAGGATGCGCGCGGCATGGTGGAAGTGGATGCGCACTTTCAAACCAATGTTCCTGGTATCTACGCCGTAGGCGATTTAATTCGTGGGCCAATGCTTGCGCACAAGGCGGAAGAAGAAGGAGTTGCGGTTGCCGAAATCGTTTCCGGTAAACCCGGCCATGTTAATTACGATACGGTTCCCTCGGTGATCTACACTTGGCCCGAGCTTGCAGCTGTAGGACAGACAGAAGAGCAGGTGAAATCAAGTGGGAGGCCTTACAGAGTCGGGCAGTTTCCTTTCATGGCTAATGGCCGTGCAAAGGCGATGGGCTCAACAGACGGATTTGTAAAAATCATTGCCGATGAAAAAACGGATCGGGTGCTAGGTGTCCACATCGTGGGTCCCCGTGCATCGGACGTTTTAGCTGAAGCGGTCGTAGCTATGGAATTTGGGGCCTCAAGCGAAGACATCGCAAGAAGTTTCCACGGGCATCCGACATTGTCAGAAACAATGCGCGAAGCTGCGCTGGCTGTCGATAAGCGGGCACGTCAAGGTTAG
- a CDS encoding TolC family protein, which yields MLAKSIAKILIFLGVAIIVEVSVARLPEELLVLHPSIQGLCKVSPVAEQSRADEEISAASARVRSLYFIPKVSLTADLGVQNSDPNNSTGSLGVAAELNLNPLLGPYYGSRQSDLNLQSARLKRTTALQTEFERLIDQALALSALWWRDEDLEETKIRLEKQYRTLQQNVRAGVARQRDQYRFEADLLRLQESRISLKRQIVEAQKKIEVLVPTTQFKPGFLDWKRMLNLKLETVDDLVTSPALEIQRLEVEIAEVEARIASQSTGLTAGLTAGVQSRNSNLAPAWSESSLREPYETSWFTLLSFRYPIWDAGSDRLKLKEASEAVRIARLQLALAERDFFARKVLLEDERKRLEERIQLANRLNLLERKSFSLVATDYREGRAGYLDWIGASESLQNSVRAQIELASDWAKLWIKVKALKGEMADELCN from the coding sequence ATGCTAGCAAAATCGATCGCGAAGATTCTCATTTTCTTGGGAGTCGCAATTATAGTCGAAGTTTCGGTTGCCCGACTGCCGGAAGAGCTCCTCGTGCTTCATCCCTCAATTCAGGGACTATGTAAAGTATCTCCGGTGGCGGAGCAAAGTCGTGCCGACGAAGAGATCTCTGCAGCGAGTGCGAGAGTACGCTCGCTTTATTTCATTCCGAAGGTTTCATTGACGGCGGATTTAGGTGTCCAAAATTCTGATCCAAACAATAGCACGGGTTCCCTAGGCGTCGCTGCAGAATTAAACTTGAATCCGCTACTTGGTCCTTACTACGGAAGCCGGCAATCCGATCTGAATCTTCAATCTGCAAGGCTGAAGCGAACTACCGCCTTACAAACTGAATTTGAAAGGTTGATCGACCAGGCGCTCGCCCTCAGTGCGCTCTGGTGGCGAGATGAAGATCTCGAGGAAACGAAAATCCGGCTGGAAAAACAATATCGAACGCTTCAGCAAAATGTTCGCGCTGGCGTTGCTAGGCAGCGTGATCAATACCGATTTGAAGCGGATCTGCTACGTCTTCAGGAAAGTCGAATTTCTCTGAAGCGACAGATCGTCGAAGCGCAAAAGAAAATCGAAGTTCTGGTCCCAACAACTCAGTTTAAACCGGGTTTTTTAGACTGGAAGCGAATGCTTAATCTGAAGCTTGAGACCGTAGATGATTTGGTAACGTCTCCTGCACTTGAAATTCAACGGCTTGAAGTTGAGATTGCAGAAGTAGAAGCGCGAATTGCAAGTCAGTCGACAGGTTTGACGGCCGGATTGACGGCCGGTGTGCAAAGCAGGAACTCCAATCTAGCCCCAGCATGGTCAGAAAGTTCTCTACGGGAGCCTTATGAGACTTCTTGGTTTACGCTTCTCAGTTTCCGTTACCCAATTTGGGACGCGGGAAGTGATCGACTTAAATTGAAGGAGGCTAGCGAGGCGGTTCGCATCGCGAGGCTTCAGTTGGCTCTCGCAGAGCGCGATTTTTTTGCGAGAAAGGTACTTCTAGAAGATGAGCGGAAGCGCCTGGAAGAGCGCATTCAGCTGGCTAATCGATTGAACTTATTGGAGCGAAAAAGTTTTAGCTTAGTCGCAACCGATTATCGCGAGGGTCGAGCCGGATATTTGGATTGGATCGGCGCAAGTGAAAGTTTACAGAATTCTGTGCGTGCACAAATCGAATTGGCAAGTGATTGGGCCAAGTTGTGGATAAAAGTAAAGGCACTAAAAGGGGAAATGGCCGATGAACTTTGCAATTAA
- a CDS encoding HlyD family efflux transporter periplasmic adaptor subunit, with the protein MNFAIKTVFTLGVLSVVGGCVGCTGSSENQPSVKVEQGEVVQVVALSGTVKPERETMILVPYSGYVRKLYVKVGTLVAKGDPLVAFSTSIAEEAPFPLRAAYPGVVSQVLKGEGDYVVQGGSESKVLKYEDKSGMYIESDVPESDIAKIKVDQSARIRINALQGKEFKGTILQIFQSARESENSWDRKGGTFPIRIKILDPSPDVMNGLSSVVEIRIAEKQNVLRIPQEYLKRDGAGFVVQLKKTKEFQKVEVGLKSESFVEVLKGLNLGEEILYPLAEAGSSSND; encoded by the coding sequence ATGAACTTTGCAATTAAGACCGTTTTCACTTTAGGGGTATTAAGCGTCGTCGGTGGATGCGTTGGTTGTACTGGTTCATCCGAAAATCAACCGTCGGTGAAGGTGGAACAAGGAGAAGTTGTCCAGGTCGTAGCACTTAGCGGGACGGTCAAGCCTGAACGGGAAACGATGATTCTAGTTCCCTATAGTGGCTATGTCCGAAAACTCTATGTAAAGGTCGGTACGTTAGTGGCCAAAGGTGACCCCCTGGTCGCATTTTCCACGAGTATTGCCGAGGAGGCGCCGTTTCCTCTTCGCGCCGCATATCCAGGTGTCGTAAGTCAGGTTCTAAAAGGAGAGGGCGACTACGTCGTGCAAGGTGGCTCGGAGAGCAAAGTTCTAAAATATGAAGATAAATCCGGAATGTACATCGAGTCCGATGTCCCTGAATCCGACATTGCCAAGATCAAAGTGGATCAGTCGGCCCGGATTCGTATAAACGCGCTACAAGGGAAAGAGTTCAAAGGAACTATTCTTCAGATTTTTCAGTCTGCTCGAGAGTCCGAGAATAGCTGGGACCGAAAGGGTGGCACCTTTCCAATTCGAATCAAGATTCTGGATCCGTCCCCAGATGTGATGAATGGACTGTCGAGTGTGGTTGAAATTCGAATTGCAGAAAAGCAAAATGTACTCCGAATTCCGCAGGAATATTTAAAACGCGATGGTGCTGGCTTTGTAGTCCAACTGAAGAAAACAAAGGAATTTCAAAAGGTCGAAGTGGGCCTAAAGAGCGAAAGCTTCGTTGAAGTCCTAAAGGGTTTAAATCTCGGTGAAGAGATTCTTTATCCGTTGGCTGAGGCAGGCTCGTCGTCCAATGATTGA